The following are encoded in a window of Osmia bicornis bicornis chromosome 15, iOsmBic2.1, whole genome shotgun sequence genomic DNA:
- the LOC114875681 gene encoding uncharacterized protein LOC114875681 has protein sequence MDEVAITPEPIRKSARIGNKCDRKSVETISFPTSGIERLPVEIIFEILSYLSNEDLYAVSHVSKLFKILAHDPFLWRTYEVTNNGQDTSEVIKELKRMPLLKKFSISARSDCDDILRHVSLSNKSLEELHVSNCTGSTSKLYLCSGHLIRVLERCRKLHTINILGSRFRGRKFYRLLGDMGPRLRTVYAPATRSQFCTFIKHARLISEIDRERICSMYIGAKSWAPLYYFVTKQANRVCTALISYLHNDILLIDVNRPIHKLSITERRDL, from the exons ATGGACGAGGTTGCAATTACTCCGGAACCCATTAGGAAGAGCGCCAGAATCGGTAACAAGTGTGACCGGAAATCGGTGGAGACGATATCGTTCCCGACGTCCGGAATCGAGCGTTTACCGGTGGAAATCATTTTCGAAATTCTTTCTTATCTCTCCAACGAGGACCTTTACGCGGTCAGTCATGTGTCCAAGCTCTTCAAGATACTTGCTCATGATCCCTTTCTATGGAGAACTTACGAG GTGACGAACAACGGGCAAGATACATCCGAGGTGATCAAGGAGTTGAAGAGGATGCCGTTGCTGAAGAAATTCAGCATAAGCGCCAGATCGGACTGCGACGACATACTGCGTCATGTATCGTTGTCGAACAAAAGCCTGGAAGAACTGCACGTTTCTAACTGTACAG GTTCCACCTCGAAATTGTATCTATGCTCGGGCCACCTGATCCGGGTACTGGAGAGGTGCCGTAAGTTGCACACGATCAATATACTCGGGAGCAGATTCCGAGGTCGTAAGTTCTATCGTCTATTGGGCGACATGGGTCCACGGCTTAGGACCGTCTACGCTCCAGCCACCAGATCGCAGTTCTGCACGTTCATCAAGCACGCCCGGCTGATCAGCGAGATCGATCGCGAGAGGATCTGTTCGATGTATATCGGGGCGAAGAGTTGGGCGCCTTTGTACTACTTCGTCACTAAACAGGCTAATCGTGTGTGCACGGCCCTGATCAGCTACCTACACAATGACATTCTGCTGATCGACGTGAATAGACCGATTCATAAGCTGTCGATCACTGAGAGAAGAGACCTCTGA
- the LOC114875670 gene encoding tubulin polyglutamylase TTLL5 isoform X2, which produces MLSQIKANSSKKLEGKRPKELMSSSSLPGMSQLSNSSEETLEPLVHKPHKPESLESTTKDVSSQRNEWLLNGPSGNKTSILRFKCSALATPPEEAPGKKLHMTYKIFQTDTKLVSLLLQSHGLAEVSMNESDFNILWMGNHPKPDILRNLMPHQKVNHFPRSYEITRKDRLYKNIAAMQRCKGLRNLDFIPQTFLLPSESRELLTAHFRYRGPWIVKPKASSRGRGIYIVNSPEKILTEESVIVAQYINNPLLVDGHKCDLRLYVAVTNYDPLLIYLYEEGLVRFATVKYDGGNQYIWNPCMHLCNYSINKFHVDYIKSEDPDAEDVGHKWTLSALLRHLRSMGRDTELLMQRIEDIIIKSILATASGIVSGIKQFVKHPETCFELFGFDILIDDTLKPWLLEVNLTPSLGCDSPLDVRLKSALIADLLTLVGVPAVDPMLRPQTTHLNRPTVTATKGITNCRRVHSAETLSQRKKNTSRSNISKTGLTPEQQRIVASAKAQFERRGGFVRIFPSPKSWEMYSQYLDPSTGIPVVSDPLGPGRVPQHINTNHNLMLHEQLFPAASRTTGFIIPEVTLDRLSRYERYERALVKGHKQSLDRGDSKKSIDTDKHKYKSQVVQSMHEGNKLSPGEARKAFGLYLGHILRKISQPNADPACCDLVMKFLQQSANNLRTPFFFALPSSKLSDKDRAAITAKQLSDFLHLYNRETDLYADTVDRPRTVPNRLFQKFLAAANEEDLDDILILQTRLYKCAHSFLGRSGFAGSLPGSNLLGSLPHITSRVYTNAATSEQCKSTFVR; this is translated from the exons ATGCTGTCTCAAATCAAGGCCAATTCTAGTAAAAAATTAGAAGGGAAACGACCTAAGGAACTGATGTCATCTTCTAGTCTTCCTGGCATGTCACAATTGTCAAACAGCAGCGAGGAGACGCTCGAACCCCTTGTACATAAGCCGCACAAACCGGAATCGTTGGAAAG cACAACGAAGGACGTAAGTTCGCAACGCAACGAATGGCTGTTAAATGGACCAAGTGGAAACAAAACATCTATTTTGCGCTTCAA ATGTTCCGCGTTGGCGACCCCTCCGGAGGAAGCACCAGGAAAGAAACTGCACATGActtacaaaatttttcaaacagaCACCAAACTTGTCAGTCTTTTGCTACAATCACATGGCTTGGCAGAG GTTTCCATGAACGAGAGTGACTTCAACATTCTATGGATGGGGAATCATCCGAAACCAGACATTCTACGAAATTTGATGCCCCACCAGAAAGTGAACCATTTTCCAAG GTCGTACGAGATAACGCGAAAGGATCGGCTTTACAAGAACATCGCAGCTATGCAGCGGTGCAAAGGGCTGAGGAACTTGGATTTCATACCCCAAACATTTCTGCTGCCCAGCGAATCGAGGGAATTGCTAACGGCTCATTTCAGGTATCGCGGGCCCTGGATTGTCAAACCCAAAGCCAGTTCCCGCGGACGTGGCATTTATATCGTTAACAGT CCTGAAAAGATTCTTACCGAGGAGTCTGTGATCGTTGCGCAATACATAAACAATCCCCTTCTGGTCGATGGGCACAAATGCGATTTACGACTGTACGTTGCTGTGACAAATTACGATCCCCTGTTGATATACCTGTACGAAGAGGGTTTGGTAAGATTCGCTACAGTGAAGTACGACGGTGGCAACCAATACATCTGGAATCCCTGCATGCATCTGTGCAATTACAGTATCAACAAATTCCATGTGGATTACATAAA AAGCGAAGATCCAGACGCAGAGGATGTAGGACATAAATGGACATTGTCAGCGTTGCTCAGACACCTACGCTCCATGGGACGTGACACGGAACTGCTCATGCAGCGTATAGaagatattataattaaatcaattcTTGCGACCGCATCTGGCATTGTCAGCGGTATCAAACAATTCGTAAAACACCCTGAAACGTGCTTTG AATTATTTGGCTTCGACATTCTGATCGACGACACGTTAAAACCGTGGTTATTGGAAGTTAATTTAACCCCATCGTTAGGGTGTGATTCACCGCTCGACGTTAGGTTGAAATCGGCGCTAATAGCTGATTTACTTACCCTCGTTGGTGTACCTGCGGTTGATCCGATGTTACGGCCTCAAACTACCCACTTGAATCGACCCACCGTTACTGCAACTAAAGGAATAACCAAT TGTAGAAGAGTACACTCAGCTGAAACGTTGTCTcagagaaagaagaatacTAGCAGAAGTAATATCAGTAAAACGGGATTAACGCCTGAACAACAACGAATAGTAGCGTCTGCGAAAGCTCAGTTCGAACGACGAGGAGGATTCGTTCGTATATTTCCTAGTCCAAAATCGTGGGAGATGTATTCACAGTATTTAG aTCCATCAACGGGGATACCAGTAGTCTCAGATCCCTTAGGACCAGGCAGAGTTCCGCAACACATTAATACAAATCATAATTTAATGTTACACGAACAGCTATTTCCTGCGGCTAGTCGTACCACTGGTTTCATCATTCCTGAAGTCACTTTGGACAGGTTGTCTAG GTATGAAAGATACGAAAGAGCATTAGTAAAAGGGCACAAACAAAGTTTAGACCGTGGTGACAGTAAAAAGAGTATAGATACAGATAAGCATAAGTACAAGAGTCAAGTTGTCCAATCCATGCACGAAGGAAATAAACTTAG tCCTGGAGAAGCTAGAAAAGCCTTTGGTTTATATTTAGGACACATATTGCGTAAGATATCCCAGCCTAATGCTGACCCAGCATGTTGTGATCTAGTGATGAAATTTCTTCAGCAGTCAGCTAATAATCTAAGAACACCGTTTTTCTTTGCG TTACCGAGCAGTAAATTAAGCGATAAAGACCGAGCTGCTATTACTGCTAAACAACTCTCAGACTTCTTACACTTATACAATCGTGAAACAGACCTTTACGCAGACACGGTTGATCGTCCTCGTACAGTTCCCAATCGGCTTTTTCAAAAGTTTTTAGCTGCAGCAAA CGAAGAAGATCTCGATGACATATTAATTCTACAAACAAGACTATACAAGTGTGCTCATAGTTTTCTTGGAAGAAGTGGTTTTGCGGGTAGCCTACCAGGCTCTAATTTATTGGGCTCTTTACCACACATTACATCACGCGTATACACGAATGCCGCCACCAGCGAACAATGCAAAT CCACATTTGTTCGTTAA
- the LOC114875670 gene encoding tubulin polyglutamylase TTLL5 isoform X1 — protein MLSQIKANSSKKLEGKRPKELMSSSSLPGMSQLSNSSEETLEPLVHKPHKPESLESTTKDVSSQRNEWLLNGPSGNKTSILRFKCSALATPPEEAPGKKLHMTYKIFQTDTKLVSLLLQSHGLAEVSMNESDFNILWMGNHPKPDILRNLMPHQKVNHFPRSYEITRKDRLYKNIAAMQRCKGLRNLDFIPQTFLLPSESRELLTAHFRYRGPWIVKPKASSRGRGIYIVNSPEKILTEESVIVAQYINNPLLVDGHKCDLRLYVAVTNYDPLLIYLYEEGLVRFATVKYDGGNQYIWNPCMHLCNYSINKFHVDYIKSEDPDAEDVGHKWTLSALLRHLRSMGRDTELLMQRIEDIIIKSILATASGIVSGIKQFVKHPETCFELFGFDILIDDTLKPWLLEVNLTPSLGCDSPLDVRLKSALIADLLTLVGVPAVDPMLRPQTTHLNRPTVTATKGITNCRRVHSAETLSQRKKNTSRSNISKTGLTPEQQRIVASAKAQFERRGGFVRIFPSPKSWEMYSQYLDPSTGIPVVSDPLGPGRVPQHINTNHNLMLHEQLFPAASRTTGFIIPEVTLDRLSRYERYERALVKGHKQSLDRGDSKKSIDTDKHKYKSQVVQSMHEGNKLSPGEARKAFGLYLGHILRKISQPNADPACCDLVMKFLQQSANNLRTPFFFALPSSKLSDKDRAAITAKQLSDFLHLYNRETDLYADTVDRPRTVPNRLFQKFLAAANEEDLDDILILQTRLYKCAHSFLGRSGFAGSLPGSNLLGSLPHITSRVYTNAATSEQCKCNQSITRPTKAPCI, from the exons ATGCTGTCTCAAATCAAGGCCAATTCTAGTAAAAAATTAGAAGGGAAACGACCTAAGGAACTGATGTCATCTTCTAGTCTTCCTGGCATGTCACAATTGTCAAACAGCAGCGAGGAGACGCTCGAACCCCTTGTACATAAGCCGCACAAACCGGAATCGTTGGAAAG cACAACGAAGGACGTAAGTTCGCAACGCAACGAATGGCTGTTAAATGGACCAAGTGGAAACAAAACATCTATTTTGCGCTTCAA ATGTTCCGCGTTGGCGACCCCTCCGGAGGAAGCACCAGGAAAGAAACTGCACATGActtacaaaatttttcaaacagaCACCAAACTTGTCAGTCTTTTGCTACAATCACATGGCTTGGCAGAG GTTTCCATGAACGAGAGTGACTTCAACATTCTATGGATGGGGAATCATCCGAAACCAGACATTCTACGAAATTTGATGCCCCACCAGAAAGTGAACCATTTTCCAAG GTCGTACGAGATAACGCGAAAGGATCGGCTTTACAAGAACATCGCAGCTATGCAGCGGTGCAAAGGGCTGAGGAACTTGGATTTCATACCCCAAACATTTCTGCTGCCCAGCGAATCGAGGGAATTGCTAACGGCTCATTTCAGGTATCGCGGGCCCTGGATTGTCAAACCCAAAGCCAGTTCCCGCGGACGTGGCATTTATATCGTTAACAGT CCTGAAAAGATTCTTACCGAGGAGTCTGTGATCGTTGCGCAATACATAAACAATCCCCTTCTGGTCGATGGGCACAAATGCGATTTACGACTGTACGTTGCTGTGACAAATTACGATCCCCTGTTGATATACCTGTACGAAGAGGGTTTGGTAAGATTCGCTACAGTGAAGTACGACGGTGGCAACCAATACATCTGGAATCCCTGCATGCATCTGTGCAATTACAGTATCAACAAATTCCATGTGGATTACATAAA AAGCGAAGATCCAGACGCAGAGGATGTAGGACATAAATGGACATTGTCAGCGTTGCTCAGACACCTACGCTCCATGGGACGTGACACGGAACTGCTCATGCAGCGTATAGaagatattataattaaatcaattcTTGCGACCGCATCTGGCATTGTCAGCGGTATCAAACAATTCGTAAAACACCCTGAAACGTGCTTTG AATTATTTGGCTTCGACATTCTGATCGACGACACGTTAAAACCGTGGTTATTGGAAGTTAATTTAACCCCATCGTTAGGGTGTGATTCACCGCTCGACGTTAGGTTGAAATCGGCGCTAATAGCTGATTTACTTACCCTCGTTGGTGTACCTGCGGTTGATCCGATGTTACGGCCTCAAACTACCCACTTGAATCGACCCACCGTTACTGCAACTAAAGGAATAACCAAT TGTAGAAGAGTACACTCAGCTGAAACGTTGTCTcagagaaagaagaatacTAGCAGAAGTAATATCAGTAAAACGGGATTAACGCCTGAACAACAACGAATAGTAGCGTCTGCGAAAGCTCAGTTCGAACGACGAGGAGGATTCGTTCGTATATTTCCTAGTCCAAAATCGTGGGAGATGTATTCACAGTATTTAG aTCCATCAACGGGGATACCAGTAGTCTCAGATCCCTTAGGACCAGGCAGAGTTCCGCAACACATTAATACAAATCATAATTTAATGTTACACGAACAGCTATTTCCTGCGGCTAGTCGTACCACTGGTTTCATCATTCCTGAAGTCACTTTGGACAGGTTGTCTAG GTATGAAAGATACGAAAGAGCATTAGTAAAAGGGCACAAACAAAGTTTAGACCGTGGTGACAGTAAAAAGAGTATAGATACAGATAAGCATAAGTACAAGAGTCAAGTTGTCCAATCCATGCACGAAGGAAATAAACTTAG tCCTGGAGAAGCTAGAAAAGCCTTTGGTTTATATTTAGGACACATATTGCGTAAGATATCCCAGCCTAATGCTGACCCAGCATGTTGTGATCTAGTGATGAAATTTCTTCAGCAGTCAGCTAATAATCTAAGAACACCGTTTTTCTTTGCG TTACCGAGCAGTAAATTAAGCGATAAAGACCGAGCTGCTATTACTGCTAAACAACTCTCAGACTTCTTACACTTATACAATCGTGAAACAGACCTTTACGCAGACACGGTTGATCGTCCTCGTACAGTTCCCAATCGGCTTTTTCAAAAGTTTTTAGCTGCAGCAAA CGAAGAAGATCTCGATGACATATTAATTCTACAAACAAGACTATACAAGTGTGCTCATAGTTTTCTTGGAAGAAGTGGTTTTGCGGGTAGCCTACCAGGCTCTAATTTATTGGGCTCTTTACCACACATTACATCACGCGTATACACGAATGCCGCCACCAGCGAACAATGCAAATGTAATCAATCTATTACAAGGCCTACAAAAGCTCCATGCATCTAA
- the LOC114875670 gene encoding tubulin polyglutamylase TTLL5 isoform X3 gives MLSQIKANSSKKLEGKRPKELMSSSSLPGMSQLSNSSEETLEPLVHKPHKPESLESTTKDVSSQRNEWLLNGPSGNKTSILRFKCSALATPPEEAPGKKLHMTYKIFQTDTKLVSLLLQSHGLAEVSMNESDFNILWMGNHPKPDILRNLMPHQKVNHFPRSYEITRKDRLYKNIAAMQRCKGLRNLDFIPQTFLLPSESRELLTAHFRYRGPWIVKPKASSRGRGIYIVNSPEKILTEESVIVAQYINNPLLVDGHKCDLRLYVAVTNYDPLLIYLYEEGLVRFATVKYDGGNQYIWNPCMHLCNYSINKFHVDYIKSEDPDAEDVGHKWTLSALLRHLRSMGRDTELLMQRIEDIIIKSILATASGIVSGIKQFVKHPETCFELFGFDILIDDTLKPWLLEVNLTPSLGCDSPLDVRLKSALIADLLTLVGVPAVDPMLRPQTTHLNRPTVTATKGITNRKKNTSRSNISKTGLTPEQQRIVASAKAQFERRGGFVRIFPSPKSWEMYSQYLDPSTGIPVVSDPLGPGRVPQHINTNHNLMLHEQLFPAASRTTGFIIPEVTLDRLSRYERYERALVKGHKQSLDRGDSKKSIDTDKHKYKSQVVQSMHEGNKLSPGEARKAFGLYLGHILRKISQPNADPACCDLVMKFLQQSANNLRTPFFFALPSSKLSDKDRAAITAKQLSDFLHLYNRETDLYADTVDRPRTVPNRLFQKFLAAANEEDLDDILILQTRLYKCAHSFLGRSGFAGSLPGSNLLGSLPHITSRVYTNAATSEQCKCNQSITRPTKAPCI, from the exons ATGCTGTCTCAAATCAAGGCCAATTCTAGTAAAAAATTAGAAGGGAAACGACCTAAGGAACTGATGTCATCTTCTAGTCTTCCTGGCATGTCACAATTGTCAAACAGCAGCGAGGAGACGCTCGAACCCCTTGTACATAAGCCGCACAAACCGGAATCGTTGGAAAG cACAACGAAGGACGTAAGTTCGCAACGCAACGAATGGCTGTTAAATGGACCAAGTGGAAACAAAACATCTATTTTGCGCTTCAA ATGTTCCGCGTTGGCGACCCCTCCGGAGGAAGCACCAGGAAAGAAACTGCACATGActtacaaaatttttcaaacagaCACCAAACTTGTCAGTCTTTTGCTACAATCACATGGCTTGGCAGAG GTTTCCATGAACGAGAGTGACTTCAACATTCTATGGATGGGGAATCATCCGAAACCAGACATTCTACGAAATTTGATGCCCCACCAGAAAGTGAACCATTTTCCAAG GTCGTACGAGATAACGCGAAAGGATCGGCTTTACAAGAACATCGCAGCTATGCAGCGGTGCAAAGGGCTGAGGAACTTGGATTTCATACCCCAAACATTTCTGCTGCCCAGCGAATCGAGGGAATTGCTAACGGCTCATTTCAGGTATCGCGGGCCCTGGATTGTCAAACCCAAAGCCAGTTCCCGCGGACGTGGCATTTATATCGTTAACAGT CCTGAAAAGATTCTTACCGAGGAGTCTGTGATCGTTGCGCAATACATAAACAATCCCCTTCTGGTCGATGGGCACAAATGCGATTTACGACTGTACGTTGCTGTGACAAATTACGATCCCCTGTTGATATACCTGTACGAAGAGGGTTTGGTAAGATTCGCTACAGTGAAGTACGACGGTGGCAACCAATACATCTGGAATCCCTGCATGCATCTGTGCAATTACAGTATCAACAAATTCCATGTGGATTACATAAA AAGCGAAGATCCAGACGCAGAGGATGTAGGACATAAATGGACATTGTCAGCGTTGCTCAGACACCTACGCTCCATGGGACGTGACACGGAACTGCTCATGCAGCGTATAGaagatattataattaaatcaattcTTGCGACCGCATCTGGCATTGTCAGCGGTATCAAACAATTCGTAAAACACCCTGAAACGTGCTTTG AATTATTTGGCTTCGACATTCTGATCGACGACACGTTAAAACCGTGGTTATTGGAAGTTAATTTAACCCCATCGTTAGGGTGTGATTCACCGCTCGACGTTAGGTTGAAATCGGCGCTAATAGCTGATTTACTTACCCTCGTTGGTGTACCTGCGGTTGATCCGATGTTACGGCCTCAAACTACCCACTTGAATCGACCCACCGTTACTGCAACTAAAGGAATAACCAAT agaaagaagaatacTAGCAGAAGTAATATCAGTAAAACGGGATTAACGCCTGAACAACAACGAATAGTAGCGTCTGCGAAAGCTCAGTTCGAACGACGAGGAGGATTCGTTCGTATATTTCCTAGTCCAAAATCGTGGGAGATGTATTCACAGTATTTAG aTCCATCAACGGGGATACCAGTAGTCTCAGATCCCTTAGGACCAGGCAGAGTTCCGCAACACATTAATACAAATCATAATTTAATGTTACACGAACAGCTATTTCCTGCGGCTAGTCGTACCACTGGTTTCATCATTCCTGAAGTCACTTTGGACAGGTTGTCTAG GTATGAAAGATACGAAAGAGCATTAGTAAAAGGGCACAAACAAAGTTTAGACCGTGGTGACAGTAAAAAGAGTATAGATACAGATAAGCATAAGTACAAGAGTCAAGTTGTCCAATCCATGCACGAAGGAAATAAACTTAG tCCTGGAGAAGCTAGAAAAGCCTTTGGTTTATATTTAGGACACATATTGCGTAAGATATCCCAGCCTAATGCTGACCCAGCATGTTGTGATCTAGTGATGAAATTTCTTCAGCAGTCAGCTAATAATCTAAGAACACCGTTTTTCTTTGCG TTACCGAGCAGTAAATTAAGCGATAAAGACCGAGCTGCTATTACTGCTAAACAACTCTCAGACTTCTTACACTTATACAATCGTGAAACAGACCTTTACGCAGACACGGTTGATCGTCCTCGTACAGTTCCCAATCGGCTTTTTCAAAAGTTTTTAGCTGCAGCAAA CGAAGAAGATCTCGATGACATATTAATTCTACAAACAAGACTATACAAGTGTGCTCATAGTTTTCTTGGAAGAAGTGGTTTTGCGGGTAGCCTACCAGGCTCTAATTTATTGGGCTCTTTACCACACATTACATCACGCGTATACACGAATGCCGCCACCAGCGAACAATGCAAATGTAATCAATCTATTACAAGGCCTACAAAAGCTCCATGCATCTAA